One Tenebrio molitor chromosome 2, icTenMoli1.1, whole genome shotgun sequence genomic region harbors:
- the LOC138123791 gene encoding uncharacterized protein — protein MSGKAQWFTPINAMKNKEEVWARLERSGWSSPKLDTSKPITFFNNPLKWQWSAEYDRFFAYTKIFPLWDQRKPKDNCQYLPDIRENIYEQEKDKPVPVLTSYNYGLPCRRLLDQPETGYRRIQATGDFKRRRGVMKVIEKKPQ, from the exons ATGTCCGGAAAAGCTCAATGGTTCACACCGATAAACGcaatgaaaaataaagaagaagTATGGGCCAGACTCGAGAGGAGCGGCTGG TCTTCTCCAAAACTGGACACTTCTAAACCGATTACTTTCTTCAACAACCCCCTGAAGTGGCAATGGAGCGCCGAATATGATCGCTTCTTTGCctacacaaaaatttttccttTGTGGGACCAGAGAAAGCCGAAAGACAACTGTCAATATCTTCCAGATATACGCGAGAACATCTACGAACAG GAGAAAGACAAACCTGTTCCGGTGCTCACCTCCTATAATTACGGCCTACCCTGCCGCAGACTACTGGATCAGCCCGAGACGGGTTACAGACGCATCCAAGCCACCGGCGACTTCAAAAGGCGCAGAGGAGTGATGAAAGTAATAGAGAAAAAGccacaataa